From a single Sphingobium lignivorans genomic region:
- the trpC gene encoding indole-3-glycerol phosphate synthase TrpC, producing the protein MNKLDEICATKREEVAARKAAISLADLESRAAAQTPPRGFRRALDAKVAAGGYGLIAEVKKASPSKGLIRADFDPPAHARAYEAGGAACLSVLTDAPYFQGHEDYLVAARAACTLPVLRKDFMVDPWQILESRAIGADAILIIVSALSDQQMCEIEDVAIGLGMDALVEVHDAHELERALALRSRLIGVNNRNLKDFTVDFARTYELVGSAPQGCTFVAESGLTTRADLDDMAEHGVRCFLVGESLMRQADVESATRALIGAA; encoded by the coding sequence ATGAACAAGCTCGACGAAATCTGCGCCACCAAGCGCGAGGAAGTTGCCGCGCGCAAGGCGGCGATCAGCCTTGCGGACCTCGAGAGCCGCGCCGCCGCGCAGACGCCGCCGCGCGGCTTCCGCCGGGCGCTGGACGCGAAAGTGGCCGCAGGAGGCTATGGACTCATCGCCGAGGTGAAGAAGGCCAGCCCTTCCAAGGGGCTCATCCGCGCCGATTTCGATCCGCCGGCTCATGCCCGCGCTTATGAAGCCGGCGGCGCGGCCTGCCTCTCCGTTCTGACCGATGCCCCCTATTTTCAGGGCCATGAGGATTATCTTGTGGCCGCCCGCGCTGCCTGCACACTGCCGGTGCTGCGCAAGGATTTCATGGTCGATCCATGGCAGATCCTGGAAAGCCGCGCGATCGGCGCCGACGCGATCCTCATCATCGTCTCGGCACTAAGCGACCAGCAGATGTGCGAGATCGAGGACGTAGCCATCGGCCTGGGCATGGACGCGCTGGTGGAAGTGCATGATGCCCACGAGTTGGAACGGGCGCTTGCCCTGCGCTCGCGCCTCATCGGCGTCAATAATCGCAATCTCAAGGACTTCACCGTCGATTTTGCCCGAACATATGAGCTGGTGGGCAGTGCGCCGCAGGGCTGCACTTTCGTCGCCGAAAGCGGCCTCACCACGCGCGCCGATCTGGACGACATGGCGGAGCACGGGGTGCGCTGCTTCCTCGTTGGCGAATCGCTCATGCGGCAGGCGGACGTCGAATCCGCAACCCGCGCGTTGATCGGCGCCGCATGA
- the moaC gene encoding cyclic pyranopterin monophosphate synthase MoaC: MTGLSHTDEAGAARMVDVSAKADTARTAVATGRIDMNDAARAAIAEGSAAKGDVFAAARIAGIMAAKRTSDIIPLCHPLPLTGITLDLALDEKGAIATATVNTAGKTGVEMEALTAVSAALLTLYDMLKAVDKQMIMKDIHVSAKSGGKSGDWSA; this comes from the coding sequence ATGACCGGGCTCAGCCATACCGACGAAGCGGGGGCCGCGCGCATGGTGGATGTCTCCGCCAAAGCGGACACTGCCCGCACCGCTGTCGCAACCGGCCGGATCGACATGAATGACGCGGCGCGCGCCGCGATTGCCGAGGGAAGCGCCGCCAAGGGCGATGTGTTCGCCGCGGCACGCATCGCCGGGATCATGGCGGCCAAGCGCACGAGCGACATCATTCCGCTTTGCCACCCGCTGCCGCTCACCGGCATCACGCTCGATCTTGCGCTCGACGAGAAAGGCGCGATCGCCACGGCGACCGTGAACACGGCAGGCAAGACCGGCGTGGAAATGGAGGCGCTCACGGCCGTCTCTGCGGCCCTCCTCACCTTGTATGACATGCTCAAGGCAGTCGACAAGCAGATGATCATGAAGGACATTCACGTCTCGGCAAAGAGCGGCGGGAAATCCGGCGACTGGTCGGCATGA
- the glp gene encoding gephyrin-like molybdotransferase Glp, whose protein sequence is MSLLPVEEAQARLLAMASPLPACPAPLAEAAGRYLAEPLAAARDQPWTDLSAMDGYAVRHADMPGPWRVVGEMAAGAVPGRAPLGEGEAMRIFTGAPLPPGADTVVVQEDVHVDGTLVRLTGEGPGGRGRHVRPRASDFAQGATLLPAGIRLGPAQVALAALAGYGAMPLGGRPRISILSTGSELVPPGAPCSPGRLPASNGVMLRAMAEGAGATVAGETLVPDDLGLLTQALRHAAEADEAHVIVTSGGASVGDHDLVRPALEAAGGSIDFWRIAMRPGKPLIVGRIGGAILLGLPGNPVSAMVTGALFLLPLVRHLAGAAEPLPRTRDAMLAVDMPAVGGRTDFVRATVAGETVTPIAFQDSAAMHAAARANALIVRPADSPASRAGEKAPILDWPALGLAG, encoded by the coding sequence ATGAGCCTGCTCCCCGTCGAGGAGGCGCAGGCCCGGCTGCTCGCGATGGCGAGCCCCCTGCCCGCCTGCCCCGCGCCCCTGGCCGAGGCTGCCGGCCGCTACCTTGCCGAACCGCTTGCCGCCGCGCGCGATCAGCCCTGGACGGATCTCTCCGCCATGGATGGCTATGCCGTGCGCCATGCGGACATGCCCGGCCCCTGGCGCGTCGTGGGCGAGATGGCGGCGGGTGCCGTACCGGGCCGTGCGCCTCTTGGCGAAGGCGAGGCGATGCGCATCTTCACCGGCGCGCCATTGCCCCCCGGTGCGGACACGGTCGTGGTGCAGGAGGACGTCCATGTCGATGGAACGCTGGTACGCCTCACCGGCGAGGGACCCGGGGGACGGGGACGCCATGTCCGTCCGCGCGCCAGCGACTTCGCACAAGGCGCTACCCTGCTGCCGGCTGGCATCCGCCTCGGCCCAGCTCAGGTCGCGCTGGCCGCGCTGGCGGGATACGGAGCGATGCCGTTGGGGGGGCGCCCGCGCATCAGCATCCTTTCGACCGGAAGCGAGCTGGTCCCGCCCGGCGCGCCTTGCTCACCGGGCCGCCTGCCCGCCTCCAACGGCGTCATGCTGCGCGCGATGGCCGAGGGTGCCGGCGCGACCGTGGCCGGGGAAACGCTGGTTCCCGACGATCTCGGCTTGCTGACACAGGCCCTGCGGCACGCCGCCGAAGCGGATGAAGCGCATGTCATCGTCACCTCGGGCGGCGCCTCGGTCGGCGACCACGATCTCGTGCGGCCTGCGCTGGAGGCCGCGGGGGGCAGCATCGATTTCTGGCGGATCGCCATGCGGCCGGGCAAGCCGCTGATCGTGGGCAGGATCGGCGGCGCCATCCTCCTCGGCCTGCCGGGCAACCCCGTATCCGCCATGGTGACCGGCGCATTGTTCCTGCTCCCGCTGGTCCGTCACCTCGCAGGCGCTGCCGAACCGCTGCCTCGGACGCGCGATGCCATGCTTGCCGTCGACATGCCGGCGGTGGGCGGCCGCACCGATTTTGTGCGTGCGACCGTGGCAGGCGAGACCGTCACGCCCATCGCGTTCCAGGACAGCGCGGCCATGCATGCAGCCGCCAGAGCGAATGCACTCATCGTCCGCCCCGCAGATTCGCCGGCCTCCCGCGCCGGCGAAAAGGCCCCGATCCTCGACTGGCCCGCCCTCGGCCTCGCCGGCTGA
- a CDS encoding DUF2274 domain-containing protein: protein MADLKLGKLPDRTPVKLGITLSPELHQALKAYARAYEQAYGAPEPLTELIPAMLAAFLESDRGFLRARDAALRGQQ from the coding sequence ATGGCGGACCTGAAACTGGGAAAGCTTCCCGATCGGACGCCGGTCAAGCTCGGCATCACGCTCTCACCCGAGCTGCATCAGGCGCTCAAGGCTTATGCCCGTGCCTATGAGCAAGCCTATGGCGCACCCGAGCCGCTGACCGAACTCATTCCCGCGATGCTCGCGGCATTCCTTGAGAGCGATCGCGGATTTCTGAGGGCCCGTGACGCTGCGCTAAGGGGGCAGCAATGA
- the trpD gene encoding anthranilate phosphoribosyltransferase — MTSLPDPTAPLPEADAARAFAAILDGAVSDEAIAAFLVALSDRGETATEIAAAAREMRARLIPVTAPPGAIDVCGTGGDGHHTLNVSTAVSLVVAACGVPVAKHGNRAASSKAGAADTLEALGLDLDRAAQTAERSLAEIGICFLFAQKHHPALARLGPIRRALGRRTIFNLMGPLANPAGVTRQLIGIARPAYVPIYAQALASLGIERAMVVSGDEGLDELSMAGGNDVADVTADGIVAMRRVSAADAGLPSHPIDAIRGGDPAHNAAALQALLLGEHGPYRDAVLLNAAAALMVAGRAETLVEGVAQAAEVIDKGLAKALLQCWIAYE; from the coding sequence ATGACCTCCCTGCCCGACCCCACCGCACCGCTACCCGAGGCGGATGCAGCCCGCGCCTTTGCGGCCATTCTCGATGGCGCGGTCAGCGATGAGGCCATCGCTGCCTTTCTCGTCGCCCTCTCCGACCGGGGCGAGACGGCAACCGAAATCGCCGCTGCAGCGCGGGAAATGCGCGCGCGGCTGATCCCCGTCACCGCGCCGCCCGGCGCGATCGACGTGTGCGGCACCGGCGGCGACGGGCATCATACGCTCAACGTCTCCACGGCCGTCAGTCTCGTGGTCGCGGCATGCGGGGTACCAGTCGCCAAGCACGGCAATCGTGCCGCCTCATCCAAGGCTGGAGCCGCGGACACGCTGGAAGCACTGGGGCTCGATCTCGACCGCGCGGCGCAAACTGCCGAGCGCAGCCTCGCCGAGATCGGCATCTGCTTCCTCTTCGCGCAGAAGCACCACCCTGCCCTGGCGCGGCTGGGTCCGATCCGCCGGGCTCTCGGGCGGCGCACCATCTTCAACCTCATGGGCCCACTCGCCAATCCCGCGGGCGTCACGCGCCAGCTCATCGGCATCGCGCGGCCGGCCTATGTGCCGATCTATGCGCAGGCGCTCGCCTCGCTGGGCATCGAGCGGGCCATGGTCGTCTCGGGCGACGAGGGGCTGGACGAACTGAGCATGGCCGGGGGCAACGACGTCGCGGACGTGACGGCTGACGGCATCGTGGCGATGCGACGCGTGAGCGCGGCCGACGCCGGCCTGCCATCCCACCCCATCGATGCCATCCGGGGCGGCGACCCGGCGCACAACGCCGCGGCGTTGCAAGCGCTCTTGCTGGGCGAGCATGGTCCCTATCGCGACGCCGTGCTGCTCAATGCCGCCGCGGCGCTCATGGTCGCCGGACGAGCGGAGACGCTGGTCGAGGGTGTCGCGCAGGCCGCCGAAGTCATCGACAAGGGCCTTGCCAAGGCCCTCCTCCAGTGCTGGATCGCTTACGAATGA
- a CDS encoding DNA-binding protein, giving the protein MIERGWEKKIEPLTVRVSTAVRITGLSRSRIYELIQSGDLETTKVGRATLVQYRSLKVLTGNEASAMPGSGSDTNHGE; this is encoded by the coding sequence ATGATCGAGCGGGGATGGGAAAAGAAGATTGAGCCCCTGACGGTGCGTGTGTCCACGGCCGTCCGGATTACAGGTCTCAGCCGATCCCGGATCTACGAGCTCATCCAGTCCGGTGACCTTGAAACAACGAAGGTCGGGCGCGCGACGCTCGTCCAGTATCGGAGCCTGAAGGTCCTGACGGGCAACGAGGCTTCAGCCATGCCCGGGTCAGGCAGCGATACGAATCACGGGGAATGA
- a CDS encoding tyrosine-type recombinase/integrase encodes MLTHIKITSAKPAAKTYLLRDTQGLYLAVQPTGSKLWRLNYRYLDKQKTLHLGRWPEIGLAAARARRDEARKQIAEGIDPAIEKKRAKIAARYAAANTFSAVAEEWLLKCEREGLAAVTIDKIRWLLSKAYPVIGSLPISQITPHEALAVLRRIEATGAYESARRMRSVLSRVFRYGVATLRCEKDVARDLRGAIATPKVRHFAAITDPADVGKLLRAIDGYTGSAITRMAMRISPHVLLRPGELRLALWSDIDLDKAIWSIPAERMKMRRPHRVPLSRQVLLMLEELRECTVYWQYLFPARGKPRKPMSENCVNLGLRQLGYANQMTAHGFRAMGATLLNECGKWHADAIERQLAHVDTNQVRRIYARGEYWDERVHMMQYWSDYLDTLRDGGKVLQGSFGKDGTSG; translated from the coding sequence ATGCTCACACACATCAAAATCACATCCGCCAAACCCGCAGCGAAAACCTATCTCCTGCGCGACACCCAGGGCCTGTATCTTGCCGTTCAGCCTACAGGCTCGAAGCTGTGGCGCCTCAACTACCGGTACCTGGACAAGCAGAAGACGCTCCACCTCGGTCGCTGGCCGGAAATCGGCCTGGCCGCTGCACGCGCCAGACGGGATGAGGCCCGAAAGCAGATCGCGGAAGGCATCGATCCCGCGATCGAAAAGAAGCGGGCCAAAATCGCTGCGAGATATGCGGCGGCCAACACGTTCAGCGCGGTCGCGGAAGAATGGCTCCTGAAGTGCGAGCGCGAAGGCCTCGCAGCTGTGACCATCGACAAAATTCGCTGGCTGCTCTCCAAGGCCTATCCGGTCATCGGCAGTCTGCCGATCTCGCAAATCACTCCCCACGAGGCCCTCGCCGTGCTGCGCAGGATCGAAGCCACCGGCGCCTACGAAAGCGCCCGGCGCATGCGCAGCGTGCTTAGCCGGGTCTTCCGGTATGGCGTCGCTACGCTCCGATGCGAGAAGGACGTGGCACGTGATCTTCGGGGCGCGATCGCGACGCCAAAGGTCAGGCACTTCGCCGCGATCACCGACCCGGCGGACGTGGGCAAGCTTCTGAGGGCCATTGATGGCTATACCGGCAGTGCAATCACACGAATGGCGATGCGAATCTCGCCGCATGTCCTTTTGCGCCCCGGCGAACTCAGGCTGGCCTTGTGGAGCGATATCGATCTCGACAAGGCGATCTGGTCGATCCCCGCCGAGCGAATGAAGATGCGCAGGCCCCATCGCGTGCCGCTGTCGCGCCAGGTTCTCCTGATGCTGGAGGAACTGCGGGAATGCACCGTCTACTGGCAGTATTTGTTTCCTGCCCGGGGGAAGCCGCGCAAACCGATGTCCGAGAACTGCGTTAATCTGGGTCTGCGTCAGCTGGGCTACGCGAACCAGATGACCGCGCATGGTTTCAGGGCGATGGGCGCGACGCTGCTCAATGAATGCGGCAAATGGCACGCCGATGCGATCGAGCGGCAGCTTGCACATGTGGACACCAATCAGGTCCGGCGCATCTACGCCCGCGGCGAATATTGGGATGAGCGGGTGCACATGATGCAGTACTGGTCCGACTATCTCGATACGCTGCGGGACGGCGGGAAAGTGCTGCAGGGCAGCTTCGGCAAAGACGGAACTTCCGGCTGA
- a CDS encoding TrbI/VirB10 family protein: protein MSEAALQPAPKADPETLVLRARPPRAIRFRRGVMIAIAAIGSASLITVAWLALKPRMFQRFDAQEELSQPNARPTSDALSGAPASYGDLPRLGPPLPGDLGRPILEHQRAMAGVAGPVDQQAQQIEAAERERRIAEQKAARESDVLVRSRQGGSTADSLPAAPAASAPASSADNGKVALDPERDPNAQGRKAEFVSSLDPRGDTNPHTLVPAPSPYTLSAGSVIAASLITGIRSDLPGLVTAQVTENVYDSATGGILLVPQGARLIGSYDSVVAFGQKRALVVWQRIMLPDGSSLRIDNVPATGPSGYAGLQDKVDFHTWQLLKGVALSTLLGVSSELAFSGQSDLVKALRMATQDTVSRAGDRITQRNLNIQPTITIRPGAPVRLVVHKDLNLAPWHEQGD, encoded by the coding sequence ATGAGCGAAGCAGCCCTCCAGCCGGCGCCCAAGGCTGACCCGGAGACGCTGGTATTGCGCGCCCGGCCGCCGCGCGCGATCCGGTTCAGGCGCGGCGTCATGATCGCCATTGCCGCGATCGGCTCGGCCAGTCTCATTACGGTCGCCTGGCTGGCGCTAAAGCCGCGTATGTTCCAGCGCTTCGATGCACAGGAGGAACTGTCCCAGCCGAACGCACGTCCGACGAGCGATGCGCTGAGCGGAGCGCCGGCCAGCTATGGCGATCTGCCAAGGCTGGGTCCGCCGCTGCCCGGCGATCTCGGCAGGCCGATCCTCGAGCATCAGCGGGCGATGGCTGGGGTGGCCGGCCCGGTGGATCAGCAGGCGCAGCAGATCGAGGCAGCCGAGCGCGAGCGCCGGATTGCCGAGCAGAAGGCGGCGCGGGAATCGGACGTGCTGGTGCGGAGCCGCCAGGGGGGCAGCACCGCCGACAGCCTGCCTGCGGCGCCGGCTGCCTCCGCGCCGGCCTCATCGGCGGACAATGGCAAGGTCGCGCTCGATCCCGAGCGCGATCCAAACGCCCAGGGGCGCAAGGCCGAATTCGTGAGCAGCCTCGATCCGCGCGGCGACACGAATCCGCACACACTCGTCCCGGCCCCGTCGCCTTACACATTGTCGGCCGGCAGTGTGATCGCGGCCAGCCTCATAACGGGCATCCGATCTGACCTGCCCGGGCTGGTCACCGCCCAGGTGACCGAGAATGTCTATGACAGCGCCACCGGCGGTATTCTGCTCGTGCCGCAGGGCGCGCGGCTAATCGGCAGCTATGACAGTGTGGTGGCTTTCGGGCAGAAGCGTGCGCTGGTCGTCTGGCAACGGATCATGCTGCCAGACGGCAGCTCGCTTCGTATCGACAACGTGCCGGCGACCGGTCCCTCCGGGTATGCCGGATTGCAGGACAAGGTGGATTTTCACACCTGGCAGCTATTGAAAGGCGTCGCTCTGTCGACCTTGCTCGGCGTCAGCTCCGAGCTGGCCTTCTCCGGTCAGAGCGATCTTGTGAAGGCGCTCCGCATGGCGACACAGGATACGGTATCGCGCGCCGGCGACCGGATCACCCAGCGCAATCTCAACATCCAGCCGACTATCACGATCCGGCCCGGCGCGCCCGTGCGCCTGGTCGTTCACAAGGATCTGAACCTCGCGCCCTGGCATGAACAAGGAGACTGA